Proteins found in one Prochlorothrix hollandica PCC 9006 = CALU 1027 genomic segment:
- a CDS encoding PRC-barrel domain-containing protein has translation MVPSPNLIHHNQLLNALVLDRLSTEDLGRVEVVWLYPQAHRVLGFICKPGTLSPQRLAFNLPQIHSLNLTGQPKTLWVNSAPTQTDPDRVRQLETLVGHEVWTESGTALGHISDCTFDLKTGYIQDYGVTLKGLRGVMADLFPLPPQDILSFGSKRVLVLPRVAESMAQHQGRVLQTLGELKQEYRQVRAELRSMTTQAQTLLQKTGQRFQSIRQKAGTKAQDWTQKTQAQTQDWRDNLQGQAEDWWDSNHDRAEDWLETAQGQGETWINQGKAQVQAQTTELRDKAQESWEDLNLEPQGWAKSVASTVAGTVGHRVTDVATTVAGTVASTVAGTVANTVDRLSKPRPPATATPEPQPETAAPGDRENPPTPTPTPNPSPNPTASTPETWDWDDVERDLGENLGENLGGNLGGNLGDNEGLMAQGRHGQARDRVIYPPGITDDFQDDFQDDFQDDLQDNLQDDDLQDALEDDDGHPSPWLAGSTVPLNPSPQAATPTPEAEVWDLWATESSQIAPDSAPTPDPADPDPNPDPRSPQTFTPPLPNPNTLDLDADPWL, from the coding sequence ATGGTCCCTTCCCCTAACCTGATTCACCATAATCAACTGCTCAACGCTTTGGTGCTCGATCGCCTTAGCACCGAGGATCTGGGCCGTGTTGAAGTGGTGTGGCTCTATCCCCAGGCCCATCGCGTCTTGGGCTTTATCTGCAAACCGGGCACCCTCAGCCCCCAGCGTTTAGCCTTCAACTTGCCCCAGATCCACAGCCTCAACCTCACCGGTCAGCCCAAAACCCTGTGGGTCAACTCCGCCCCCACCCAAACCGACCCCGATCGAGTGCGCCAACTGGAAACCCTCGTGGGCCATGAAGTATGGACCGAAAGCGGCACCGCCCTGGGTCACATCAGCGACTGTACCTTTGACCTGAAAACGGGCTATATCCAAGACTATGGGGTCACCCTCAAGGGATTGCGGGGAGTTATGGCGGATCTGTTCCCCCTGCCGCCCCAGGATATCCTCAGTTTTGGCAGCAAGCGGGTGTTGGTGTTGCCGAGGGTGGCAGAGTCCATGGCCCAACACCAGGGACGGGTGCTGCAAACCCTGGGGGAACTGAAACAGGAATATCGCCAGGTGCGGGCTGAGTTGCGATCGATGACCACCCAAGCCCAAACCCTATTGCAGAAAACGGGCCAGCGTTTCCAAAGCATTCGCCAAAAGGCAGGCACCAAGGCCCAAGACTGGACCCAGAAAACCCAAGCCCAAACCCAGGACTGGCGAGACAATCTCCAAGGTCAGGCGGAGGATTGGTGGGACAGCAACCACGATCGGGCTGAGGATTGGCTGGAAACGGCCCAAGGCCAGGGGGAAACCTGGATTAACCAGGGCAAAGCTCAGGTACAAGCCCAAACCACGGAACTGCGGGACAAAGCCCAGGAGTCCTGGGAAGACTTGAATCTGGAACCCCAGGGCTGGGCAAAGTCAGTGGCCAGCACCGTGGCGGGAACCGTGGGCCATCGGGTGACGGATGTGGCCACTACGGTGGCGGGAACGGTGGCCAGTACGGTGGCGGGAACCGTGGCCAACACCGTCGATCGCCTCAGCAAACCCCGTCCCCCAGCCACCGCTACCCCTGAACCCCAGCCAGAGACAGCCGCTCCAGGCGATCGGGAAAATCCCCCGACTCCAACCCCAACACCGAACCCTAGCCCTAACCCCACGGCTTCCACCCCAGAAACCTGGGACTGGGACGATGTAGAGAGGGATCTAGGGGAAAATCTAGGGGAAAATCTAGGGGGAAATCTAGGGGGAAATCTAGGGGATAACGAGGGACTCATGGCCCAGGGTCGGCATGGGCAGGCCCGCGATCGGGTCATCTATCCCCCCGGTATTACTGACGACTTTCAAGACGACTTTCAAGACGACTTTCAAGACGATCTTCAAGACAATCTTCAAGACGACGATCTTCAGGATGCCCTTGAGGATGACGACGGTCACCCCTCCCCCTGGCTAGCGGGATCCACAGTCCCCCTGAACCCATCCCCCCAAGCTGCCACCCCCACCCCAGAGGCGGAGGTCTGGGATCTCTGGGCAACGGAATCATCTCAGATCGCCCCCGACTCTGCCCCAACCCCTGACCCTGCCGACCCCGACCCAAATCCGGATCCCCGATCGCCCCAAACCTTCACCCCCCCCCTCCCCAACCCCAACACCCTAGACCTAGACGCAGACCCCTGGCTCTAG
- a CDS encoding molybdopterin molybdotransferase MoeA, translating into MVCNSNALWSASEAEAHINQLAQPLDPQRDRELLPLTQSLGRVLADTVTSPLDFPHWDNSAMDGYAVRFADVQQCSADRPITLAVVTEIPAGKIPQVSIKAGQAARIFTGAMVPLGADTIVMQEDTEREGDRVILRQAPQPQAFVRHRGSFQRSGEPLLPAGIQLQAADLAILAAAQCTQVPVYRWLRVAIFATGDELVPPDRPLQPGQIVDSNSYALAALVQQGGALAQVFGIVPDSRADLRRAIISAQESADVILSSGGVSVGDYDYIDELLQDLGATLHIRSVAVKPGKPLTVATLPGVGDDRPRLYFGLPGNPVSSLVTFWRFVQPALQRLSGRRDAGCRWLTVPTAEDLHSGGGRETYVWGRVTWPQGGNGEEIQFNPAPGYQNSANLVNLAQTNALAQVPLGVKRIGAGDRVKVLLV; encoded by the coding sequence ATGGTTTGCAACTCCAATGCTTTATGGTCTGCTTCAGAAGCAGAAGCCCATATTAACCAATTAGCGCAACCCCTGGATCCCCAGCGAGATCGGGAGTTATTACCTTTAACCCAAAGCCTGGGCCGTGTTTTAGCGGATACGGTCACGAGTCCCCTGGATTTTCCCCATTGGGACAATTCCGCCATGGATGGCTATGCGGTGCGTTTTGCCGATGTGCAACAGTGCAGCGCCGATCGCCCCATCACCTTGGCAGTGGTGACGGAAATTCCCGCCGGTAAAATTCCCCAAGTCAGTATTAAGGCGGGCCAAGCTGCCCGGATCTTCACTGGAGCCATGGTGCCCCTGGGGGCGGATACCATTGTCATGCAGGAGGATACGGAGCGGGAGGGCGATCGGGTCATTCTGCGCCAAGCACCCCAGCCCCAAGCCTTTGTGCGCCACCGGGGCAGTTTCCAGCGATCGGGGGAACCCCTCCTCCCGGCGGGCATTCAACTCCAGGCCGCTGATCTGGCCATTTTGGCAGCGGCCCAGTGTACCCAAGTCCCCGTTTACCGCTGGTTGCGGGTGGCGATTTTTGCCACGGGGGATGAACTGGTGCCCCCCGATCGCCCCTTGCAACCGGGCCAAATTGTAGACTCCAATAGCTATGCCCTGGCGGCGTTGGTGCAGCAGGGGGGGGCATTGGCCCAGGTCTTTGGCATTGTGCCGGACTCCAGGGCAGACCTGCGGCGGGCGATTATCAGTGCCCAGGAATCGGCAGATGTGATTCTGTCCTCCGGGGGCGTGTCGGTGGGGGACTATGACTATATCGATGAACTGCTCCAGGATCTGGGGGCGACGTTGCACATTCGATCGGTGGCGGTCAAACCGGGCAAACCTCTGACCGTGGCCACTTTGCCGGGGGTGGGGGACGATCGGCCCCGCCTCTATTTTGGGTTACCGGGTAATCCGGTGTCGTCCCTGGTTACCTTTTGGCGCTTTGTGCAACCGGCCCTCCAGCGCTTGAGTGGTCGCCGGGATGCAGGCTGTCGTTGGCTGACGGTCCCTACCGCTGAGGATCTCCACAGTGGAGGCGGTCGGGAAACCTATGTCTGGGGGCGGGTAACCTGGCCCCAAGGGGGAAATGGTGAAGAGATTCAGTTTAATCCGGCCCCTGGTTATCAAAATTCTGCCAATTTGGTTAATTTAGCCCAAACCAATGCCCTGGCCCAGGTGCCTTTGGGGGTTAAGCGCATTGGGGCAGGCGATCGGGTTAAAGTGCTGTTGGTGTAG
- a CDS encoding tellurite resistance TerB family protein produces the protein MTNATPKKTKALLKILIGAAWIDGEVQPEEREYLRTMAKAQQLEEDPEVRPLLFELVQVQPDQCYRWIEEYLGDRPSQDDYQSLLEAISALVYSDGSIEVEEAKLLNHLQELNEHSAHSGSPSQMILKSIQKLYRNWVGDNQ, from the coding sequence ATGACCAACGCAACCCCCAAAAAAACCAAAGCACTGTTGAAGATTTTGATCGGTGCTGCCTGGATTGATGGCGAAGTTCAACCGGAGGAGCGGGAATACTTGCGCACCATGGCCAAGGCTCAACAGTTAGAGGAAGATCCCGAAGTCCGGCCTTTGCTCTTTGAGTTGGTTCAGGTGCAACCGGATCAGTGCTATCGCTGGATTGAGGAATATTTGGGCGATCGGCCTTCCCAGGACGATTACCAGAGCCTATTGGAAGCCATCAGCGCTTTAGTCTATAGCGATGGCAGCATTGAAGTGGAGGAGGCCAAGTTACTGAACCACCTCCAGGAACTCAATGAGCACAGTGCCCACAGCGGTTCCCCCTCCCAAATGATCCTGAAGTCCATTCAAAAGCTCTATCGCAACTGGGTGGGTGATAATCAGTAG
- a CDS encoding CAP domain-containing protein, with product MIHRCFSAIASTITSTVVLGLSFGLGACDRITTNPEATAPLLDVGLIETQVHQLTNEQRIAHNLRPLTTDAALATIARTHSRDMADRQFFDHVNPDGKSPSDRGFAQNYPCRKDYPDYYTEGIAENLYMTDRFNSVTTYNDVPAAYDWMHELDLAEATVQGWMNSPGHRANILTGTYDREGIGVVVDEATHKVYVTQNFC from the coding sequence ATGATTCACCGGTGTTTTTCTGCGATCGCCTCTACTATCACCTCTACGGTTGTTCTGGGGCTAAGTTTTGGTTTAGGAGCGTGCGATAGGATTACGACGAATCCGGAGGCGACGGCTCCCCTGTTGGATGTGGGGTTGATTGAAACCCAGGTGCATCAGTTGACCAATGAACAGCGCATTGCCCATAATTTGCGGCCCCTGACGACGGATGCGGCCCTGGCGACGATCGCCCGCACCCACAGCCGGGATATGGCCGATCGCCAGTTTTTTGACCATGTGAATCCGGACGGAAAGTCTCCTAGCGATCGCGGTTTTGCCCAAAATTACCCCTGCCGCAAGGATTACCCGGATTACTATACGGAGGGGATTGCGGAGAATCTCTATATGACCGATCGCTTTAATTCGGTGACGACTTACAATGATGTGCCTGCGGCCTATGACTGGATGCATGAGTTGGATCTGGCGGAGGCGACGGTGCAGGGCTGGATGAATAGTCCCGGCCATCGGGCTAATATTCTGACGGGGACTTACGATCGGGAGGGGATTGGGGTGGTGGTGGATGAGGCGACCCATAAGGTGTATGTCACCCAAAATTTCTGTTAG
- a CDS encoding peptidoglycan-binding protein, which translates to MGDRQANPTPTAIARSGIRRLRVHSWGLSLGTNLELVLPLGSRVTSAIVTSAIVTSAIVTSAIVTSAIFTPRVLAQEPPTQDSPDPSSSPSPGNFSKPTLPTLTFGDTGPLVRQMQYYLQQQGYYQGEIQGQFDPTTQAAIVRLQRDRGLMADGMVNGDTWQALIPAPQSSALDELGVTATPQADQKPPAPASGATDQATPQATPNPSAVPSNGSQSPGEPVDLPLWRNPVVLMLTGFVVLSGGGMMGALMWVRGRSRSRRQFPALDPVAALPQEDDLSPGSSPVPHFLSSPPPLPIAAAPIAPLPALPPEVAESSGPRVPPPSPQTPPPAPTPVVITDRATDRATDRATDRTTDRATDLAPDLATDRTLVQSPSTRPLPRFDLVEALIADLQSRDGTKRRTAIWELGQKADSRAVRPLVELMGQSDSQQRSLILAALAEIGVSLLKPMQRALAISLQDPNPTVRKNAIRDLVRVYDVVVQTSQALAYVMADPDPEVRETAQWAMEQLDKIRSGPRSQP; encoded by the coding sequence GTGGGCGATCGTCAAGCAAACCCAACCCCAACAGCCATCGCCCGGTCTGGGATCCGGCGGCTCAGGGTTCACTCCTGGGGTTTAAGCCTGGGGACAAACCTGGAATTGGTATTGCCGTTAGGTTCCAGGGTGACTTCGGCGATCGTGACTTCGGCGATCGTGACTTCGGCGATCGTGACTTCGGCGATCGTGACTTCAGCCATCTTCACCCCAAGGGTTTTGGCCCAGGAACCCCCAACCCAGGATTCCCCCGACCCAAGCAGCAGCCCCAGCCCCGGCAATTTCAGTAAGCCAACGCTGCCCACCTTGACCTTTGGGGATACGGGTCCCCTGGTGCGGCAGATGCAGTATTACTTGCAGCAACAGGGATACTACCAGGGGGAAATCCAAGGGCAATTTGACCCGACAACCCAGGCGGCGATCGTCCGTTTGCAGCGCGATCGGGGCTTAATGGCCGATGGCATGGTCAATGGGGACACCTGGCAAGCGCTGATCCCTGCCCCCCAGTCCTCAGCCCTGGACGAGTTGGGGGTTACGGCTACTCCTCAAGCTGACCAGAAACCCCCGGCTCCCGCCTCTGGAGCCACGGATCAGGCCACCCCTCAGGCCACCCCCAATCCCTCCGCAGTTCCTAGCAATGGATCCCAGTCCCCTGGAGAACCCGTTGATCTGCCCCTGTGGCGTAACCCGGTGGTGTTGATGTTGACGGGTTTTGTGGTGTTGAGCGGTGGGGGGATGATGGGGGCGCTGATGTGGGTGCGGGGCCGATCGCGATCGCGGCGGCAATTCCCCGCCCTGGACCCTGTTGCCGCTTTACCCCAGGAGGATGATCTGTCCCCCGGTTCTTCCCCTGTCCCGCACTTTCTGTCTTCCCCGCCGCCGTTACCGATCGCGGCTGCTCCGATCGCCCCGCTCCCGGCTCTACCCCCTGAGGTGGCGGAGAGTTCTGGCCCTAGGGTGCCCCCACCGTCCCCCCAGACACCACCCCCGGCACCGACTCCCGTTGTTATCACCGATCGCGCTACCGATCGCGCTACCGATCGCGCTACCGATCGCACCACCGATCGCGCTACCGATCTCGCCCCAGATCTCGCTACCGATCGCACCCTGGTGCAGTCCCCCTCGACCCGTCCCCTCCCTCGGTTTGATCTGGTGGAGGCGTTGATTGCGGATCTACAGTCACGGGATGGCACAAAGCGGCGCACGGCCATTTGGGAGTTGGGGCAAAAGGCGGACTCCCGCGCGGTTCGTCCCTTGGTGGAGTTAATGGGGCAGTCGGATTCCCAGCAACGGAGCTTGATTTTGGCGGCTCTGGCGGAAATTGGGGTTAGTTTACTGAAACCAATGCAACGGGCTTTGGCCATTTCCCTCCAGGATCCCAACCCGACGGTGCGGAAAAATGCCATTCGGGATTTGGTGCGGGTCTATGACGTGGTGGTGCAAACCAGTCAGGCGCTGGCCTATGTGATGGCGGATCCGGATCCGGAGGTGCGGGAAACGGCCCAATGGGCTATGGAACAGTTGGATAAGATTCGATCGGGACCCCGATCGCAGCCCTAG
- a CDS encoding GDSL-type esterase/lipase family protein, with product MSGSSGSSVPDPPLIQEPWPIVPLGSPVLQSSLRALPPSSPDSDARFTLPPWFLVSLVINGILLTWVVLLSNVPRSQTLGNPDSPAQTRSPGLASAPRSSAAAAFRESQTDPLALNPRHQLTYDRWVTLLAQEAQAAAEQAPPNLYVLAGDSISLWFPSTWLPQGMAWLNQGISGETAGGLYQRLNLFDGVNAQAIFVMIGINDLIKGTAPQQVAQEQQEIVQYLKAQHPQSKIVVQSILPHGSTGSTWEGRDRLLRLPNGEIRALNQTLKEMTVTEGVYYLDLWPLFSDDQGRLRLELSTDGLHLNDEGYLVWSTAIQLFRQIELSDPDVNS from the coding sequence ATGTCTGGCTCTTCTGGCTCTTCCGTTCCTGATCCCCCTCTGATCCAGGAACCCTGGCCGATCGTCCCCCTGGGGTCTCCCGTCCTCCAAAGTTCCCTGCGGGCTTTGCCCCCCTCGTCTCCCGACTCCGATGCTCGGTTTACCCTGCCCCCCTGGTTTTTGGTTTCCCTGGTCATTAATGGCATTTTGCTGACCTGGGTTGTGCTGCTGTCTAACGTGCCACGATCGCAGACCCTGGGGAACCCGGATTCCCCAGCCCAAACCCGATCTCCTGGGTTGGCATCGGCTCCTCGATCGAGTGCAGCGGCGGCCTTCAGAGAGTCCCAAACCGATCCCCTCGCCCTCAACCCTCGCCACCAACTCACCTACGATCGCTGGGTGACACTGTTGGCCCAGGAAGCCCAGGCGGCGGCGGAACAAGCCCCCCCCAATCTTTATGTCTTAGCGGGGGACTCCATCAGCCTTTGGTTTCCCAGCACCTGGCTACCCCAGGGTATGGCGTGGCTCAATCAGGGCATTTCCGGGGAAACAGCGGGGGGCTTATACCAGCGGTTGAATCTGTTTGATGGGGTCAATGCCCAGGCCATTTTTGTCATGATTGGCATTAATGATCTGATCAAAGGCACGGCTCCCCAGCAGGTGGCCCAGGAACAACAGGAGATTGTGCAGTATCTGAAGGCCCAGCACCCCCAGAGCAAAATTGTGGTGCAGTCAATTTTGCCCCATGGCAGCACTGGCTCCACCTGGGAAGGGCGCGATCGCCTTTTGCGGTTGCCCAATGGGGAGATTCGCGCTTTAAACCAAACCCTTAAGGAAATGACAGTAACAGAGGGGGTATATTATCTGGATCTCTGGCCCTTGTTTAGTGACGATCAAGGGAGATTACGCTTAGAGTTAAGCACAGATGGCTTGCACCTCAATGATGAAGGTTACTTAGTTTGGAGCACTGCCATCCAATTATTTCGGCAGATAGAACTCTCAGACCCAGATGTGAATAGCTGA
- a CDS encoding YraN family protein: MTEAVTLQDIYNIFQRSQEEADRRFAEADRRAAEADRLFAESKAEADRRAAEADRRAAEADRRFAESKAEADRRFAESKAEADRLFAESKAEDDRRAAESSARFEQELAASKAEFDREMAASRAEFERSKREFDRRIAKSERIAAQASQSVNGLSSRWGQFVENLVAPAAVRLFQGQGIEVTMIAQRVRAARQGRHLEIDILAVNTTVAVVIEVKSRFTQDYLQQFLINLRQFKEFFPQYASYQVYGAIAGIEMDSGVDTAAARQGLFVIEQSGDSVTISNEPAFQPRTW; this comes from the coding sequence ATGACGGAAGCAGTCACTCTACAAGATATCTACAACATCTTCCAACGTTCCCAAGAAGAAGCCGATCGTCGCTTTGCTGAAGCCGATCGCCGTGCCGCTGAGGCCGATCGCCTCTTTGCCGAGTCCAAAGCCGAGGCCGATCGCCGTGCTGCCGAAGCCGATCGCCGTGCCGCTGAAGCCGATCGCCGCTTTGCCGAATCCAAAGCCGAGGCTGATCGCCGCTTTGCCGAATCTAAAGCCGAGGCCGATCGCCTCTTTGCCGAATCCAAAGCGGAGGACGATCGCCGTGCCGCTGAATCCAGTGCCCGCTTTGAGCAGGAGTTAGCGGCATCCAAAGCCGAGTTCGATCGAGAGATGGCCGCGTCTAGGGCTGAGTTTGAGCGATCGAAGCGGGAATTCGATCGCCGCATCGCCAAAAGTGAACGCATTGCGGCCCAAGCTAGCCAGTCCGTGAATGGTCTCAGCAGTCGCTGGGGTCAGTTTGTGGAAAACCTGGTGGCTCCCGCTGCGGTGCGTCTGTTCCAAGGCCAGGGCATTGAGGTGACCATGATTGCCCAACGGGTGCGAGCGGCTCGCCAAGGTCGTCACCTAGAAATTGACATTTTAGCGGTTAATACTACAGTAGCCGTCGTCATTGAAGTGAAATCCCGCTTTACCCAGGATTATCTCCAGCAGTTCTTGATTAATCTTCGTCAGTTCAAAGAATTCTTTCCCCAGTACGCTAGCTATCAAGTCTATGGGGCGATCGCAGGCATAGAAATGGACAGTGGGGTGGATACCGCTGCGGCTCGTCAAGGTTTGTTTGTGATTGAACAGTCGGGGGACAGTGTGACCATTAGCAATGAACCCGCCTTTCAGCCCCGCACTTGGTAA
- a CDS encoding 16S rRNA (cytosine(967)-C(5))-methyltransferase, with the protein MSAQLPRSCARQAAYTALKAIVGGSFADVAVDNVLTRSTLSPADRRLATELIYGCVRRQGTLDALIDQLAKKPAAHQPPHLRLIFHVGFYQLRYLDQIPPSAAVDTTVELAKNNGFRGLSGFVNGVLRQYLRLGEQAESGDALILPDTYPQRWAMEHSMPDWIVALWQQQLLGFEVEALCQWMNQTPSLDLRVNPLRSSVDEVAAALEAQDISVERHPHLPQALRLRGSVGNIQQLPGFAEGWWMVQDASAQLVGHFLDPQPGETVIDACAAPGGKTLHLAELMGDQGTIWACDQTLARLRKLTANQNRLGMESIHLHTGDSRHWHPCQHEADRVLLDVPCSGLGTLQRHADARWRQSPLTVKGLAQLQRDLLVAATDWVKPGGIVVYATCTLHPQENEDQIEAFLADYPQWHLLPPDPASPAAAYGCDRGWVKVWPQRSQMDGFFMARLQAP; encoded by the coding sequence ATGTCCGCCCAACTGCCCCGCTCCTGTGCCCGCCAAGCCGCCTACACCGCCCTGAAGGCGATCGTCGGGGGTAGCTTTGCCGATGTGGCCGTGGACAATGTATTGACCCGATCGACCCTCTCCCCCGCCGATCGTCGCCTCGCCACCGAACTGATCTATGGCTGTGTCCGCCGCCAAGGCACCCTGGATGCCCTCATTGACCAACTGGCCAAAAAACCCGCCGCCCACCAACCGCCCCACCTGCGGCTGATTTTCCATGTGGGATTCTATCAACTGCGCTATTTAGATCAAATTCCCCCCTCCGCCGCCGTGGATACCACCGTGGAATTAGCTAAAAACAACGGTTTTCGAGGTCTGTCGGGCTTTGTTAATGGAGTTTTGCGGCAATACCTACGCCTGGGGGAACAGGCCGAATCCGGGGATGCCCTGATCTTGCCCGACACCTACCCCCAGCGCTGGGCCATGGAACACAGTATGCCGGACTGGATTGTGGCCCTGTGGCAACAGCAACTCTTGGGGTTTGAAGTGGAAGCCCTCTGCCAGTGGATGAACCAGACCCCCAGCCTCGATCTGCGGGTCAACCCCCTGCGCAGTTCCGTGGACGAGGTGGCCGCTGCCCTGGAAGCCCAAGACATCAGCGTGGAGCGCCATCCCCATCTACCCCAAGCCCTGCGGCTGCGGGGTTCCGTAGGCAATATTCAGCAGTTGCCCGGTTTTGCCGAGGGCTGGTGGATGGTGCAGGATGCCAGCGCCCAGTTGGTGGGCCATTTCCTCGATCCCCAGCCGGGGGAAACGGTCATTGATGCCTGTGCGGCTCCGGGGGGAAAAACCCTGCACCTGGCTGAATTAATGGGGGATCAGGGCACGATCTGGGCCTGTGATCAAACCCTCGCCCGTTTACGCAAGCTGACAGCCAATCAGAACCGTCTGGGAATGGAGTCTATCCACCTGCACACGGGGGACTCGCGCCACTGGCACCCCTGTCAGCACGAGGCCGATCGGGTCTTGCTGGATGTGCCCTGTTCCGGCTTGGGAACCCTCCAGCGCCATGCCGATGCCCGTTGGCGGCAGAGTCCCCTGACGGTGAAGGGGTTGGCCCAGCTACAGCGGGATCTCTTGGTGGCGGCGACGGACTGGGTTAAACCGGGGGGCATTGTGGTCTATGCCACCTGCACCCTCCATCCCCAGGAAAATGAGGACCAAATCGAGGCGTTTCTGGCAGATTATCCCCAGTGGCACCTGCTGCCCCCCGATCCCGCCTCTCCGGCGGCTGCCTATGGCTGCGATCGCGGTTGGGTCAAGGTCTGGCCCCAGCGATCGCAGATGGATGGATTCTTCATGGCGCGGCTCCAAGCCCCCTAG
- a CDS encoding methyltransferase, with protein sequence METNRGINPYKTAVAENFGRAAATYHQQAPLQRHCAQQLIHHLTQGQGLTLPPGEILEVGCGTGFLSRQLVQQFPHHSCYLTDLAPAMVNFCREQLLAEGKDRPAPLRFGVVDGEQLPPPCQPYALIASSFALQWFENPIATIQDWLSQVTPGGCLALAFPSGHSFPEWRSACDRSHLPYTANPLPDFQTLVGTFAPLVRHCQVASEWLPCQYPQAKAFFQHLKALGTGHNRSGHHLSPQQLRHLWRTWDQSAAVGGQYRSSFESTSQITVSYHGVYLILQR encoded by the coding sequence ATGGAGACAAATCGGGGTATTAATCCCTATAAAACAGCAGTGGCCGAGAATTTTGGTCGAGCTGCCGCCACTTACCACCAGCAAGCACCGCTACAGCGCCACTGTGCCCAGCAATTGATCCATCACCTGACCCAGGGCCAGGGGTTAACGCTACCCCCAGGGGAGATCCTGGAAGTGGGGTGTGGGACGGGATTTTTGAGTCGGCAACTGGTGCAGCAGTTTCCCCACCATTCCTGTTACCTGACGGATTTAGCCCCCGCCATGGTCAATTTCTGCCGGGAGCAACTCCTAGCTGAGGGGAAAGATCGCCCTGCTCCCTTGCGTTTTGGGGTAGTGGATGGGGAACAACTGCCGCCCCCTTGTCAGCCCTATGCGTTGATTGCCAGCAGTTTTGCTCTGCAATGGTTTGAAAACCCCATCGCTACGATTCAAGACTGGTTATCCCAGGTCACTCCAGGGGGTTGTCTCGCCTTAGCATTTCCCAGTGGCCATAGTTTTCCGGAGTGGCGATCGGCCTGCGATCGCAGTCATCTGCCCTACACGGCCAATCCATTACCAGACTTCCAAACCCTAGTGGGTACCTTCGCTCCCCTGGTGCGCCACTGCCAGGTGGCCAGTGAGTGGTTACCCTGCCAGTATCCCCAGGCCAAAGCTTTTTTTCAGCACCTCAAAGCCCTGGGAACTGGCCACAATCGATCGGGGCACCACCTGAGTCCCCAGCAGTTACGGCACCTGTGGCGCACCTGGGACCAGTCTGCGGCGGTTGGGGGACAGTACAGGAGTTCTTTTGAGAGTACTTCCCAGATTACAGTTAGTTACCACGGGGTTTATTTGATTTTGCAGCGTTGA
- a CDS encoding alpha/beta hydrolase family protein, with product MTPHSPPPRPPILAAGGWGLGPHSWSGWADRCAAQGWIFSALDRGYFPPAATPGILESDPDLASPAPPAPIILFTHSYGLHTCPPHLWPAATALVIFSGFSHFHPSEPRPSRRRLQRMIQQFQHYPAAVLQQFWHNTAAPHPWQPHWAPNLDDLTHWHRDRLTQDLQALDQSHLDPTPLASLSQILILHGTADAIVPLTQGQALAALLTQETQATITFQPISAAGHALPLSHAPHCWYHLHPWLTQLQPS from the coding sequence ATGACTCCCCACTCCCCGCCTCCCCGCCCCCCCATCCTCGCCGCCGGTGGCTGGGGCTTAGGACCCCACAGTTGGTCTGGTTGGGCCGATCGTTGCGCTGCCCAAGGCTGGATTTTTTCCGCCCTCGATCGGGGCTACTTCCCCCCCGCCGCCACCCCTGGGATCCTGGAATCAGACCCAGATCTGGCCTCACCCGCCCCCCCAGCCCCCATCATCCTCTTTACCCACTCCTACGGACTCCACACCTGCCCCCCCCACCTCTGGCCCGCTGCCACGGCCCTCGTCATCTTCAGTGGCTTCAGCCACTTCCATCCCTCCGAACCCCGCCCGTCCCGCCGCCGCCTCCAGCGCATGATCCAGCAGTTCCAGCACTACCCCGCCGCCGTCCTCCAGCAGTTCTGGCACAACACCGCCGCCCCCCACCCCTGGCAACCCCACTGGGCACCAAACCTGGACGACCTCACCCACTGGCACCGCGATCGCCTCACCCAGGATCTCCAAGCCCTGGATCAGTCCCACCTCGATCCCACTCCCCTGGCATCCCTCTCCCAAATCCTGATCCTCCATGGCACTGCCGACGCGATCGTGCCCCTGACCCAGGGCCAAGCCTTAGCCGCTCTCCTGACCCAGGAAACCCAAGCAACCATCACCTTTCAGCCCATTTCCGCCGCAGGCCACGCCCTCCCCCTCAGCCACGCCCCCCACTGCTGGTACCACCTCCACCCCTGGCTCACCCAACTCCAGCCCAGCTAG